Part of the Acidobacteriota bacterium genome, CCGGGAGGGGTACACCAGCGCCTTGGGCTCCACCGGCGAGACTGGTGGTGCAGGGCCCCTATCGCCATGTCAGAAATCCCATGATTACGAGTGTGCTATTCCTCCTCGGCGCCGAGTCGCTGCTCTTGGGCTCGCGGCACCTGGCCGGGTGGATGGGGGTCTTTTTCCTGCTCAAGACGCTCTATTTCCTAAGGTTCGAGGAGCCGGGCCTGGAAAGGCGATTCGGAGCCAGCTATCGGCGCTACAAGGCCAACGTGCCGCGCTGGATCCCCAGGCTGCGACCATGGGATCCGGGGGGGTGACAGGTTGACTGGTTACCCTACGGGCTCCCCTTGCGCCCGCAGCGGCCCCCTTCCTTCCTCTGGACATAGCGTGATCCACTTCTCCTGTACCGCCTCACCGACTTGCTCAAATCACTGTCCGAAGTATTCGTAGGGCGGGGGGAGATCAACTCGGATCCTTGCGGCGACGCGTATACTCAGAAACGAAATTTCACGTTACCATGAAGCGACAACTGACCATCAGCGTGGATGCCGAGCTGCTCCAAATAACCAGGCATTACGCGCGCTCCCGGGGTGTCTCGCTGTCCTCCCTGGTCGAGAAGGCTCTCAGACAGGTTGCTGGAGACCAGGCCCCGTCCTTTGGGACTCGGTGGAGGGGCCGGTTTCGGGTCCCTGGCCATGACGATCCACGCTATGACGTACTGGCCAAGAAGTACCTCCAATGATACTTCTGACTACTGACGTTCTCATTGATACCGCCCTCGATCGGAGTCTCCATTCCGAGACTGCTTCCGACCTTCTGGGACAGGATCGAGAGTGGCGCGCATTGACGCCGATACCGGGGAAGTCCCTTGAAAGTTGAAATTCGCCGGATGGTGGAGGCGGACGTCGCTCAGGTGGTGGCCATGGAGAACTGCTGGGACTACTTGAGCAAATGGGGAAGGGAGGGCTACCTGCAGGTGCTCAGGAAGCCCTTTATTTTCTGCCCACTGGTGGCGGAAGTGGAATCCTCCGAGAGGATGTCACCGGGCGAGGCGGGGACCCTGGCCGGGGCGGCCGTGTTGGCCTTGATGGTCGATCATGGGGAACTCTGCAACCTGATGGTTTCGCCCCGATACCTTGGGAAGCGGGTGGGCCGGCAGCTCCTGGCGCAGTGTCTGGAAGTGGGCCGGCAGCGGCAACTGACCCGCATCTTTCTGGAGGTGCGCCATTCCAACCACCGCGCCATCCGGTTCTACCGGCGCAACGGATTCGAGATCGTCTCCCGCCGCAGAAACTACTATCGGGATCCCCCGGAAGATGCCTGGGTGATGGAGAGGGAAGCGCCCAAGGATCCGTTGCCAAAGGGCGGTTCCCGCGTCCTGAAGGGGATGGACGTCCTGCCGCGGTAGTCCGACCCTCCGCCCCCTACCATCCTGCCTGCAGCCTGAATCGGCCTGCTTCTTCATTCTCTTCAACCTCGAAGCGGCGCTGTCTGCGTCCCTCGGATGACTTGGGAGGGCTCGCCTGTCACGCGGATCCCGGGGTCCTGGTCCAGGGCCGCAGGGCCAGGTGAGCTCCCAGGATCACGAAGACCAGAAAGGCCGAAAGCAGGCAGTAATCGCAGAAGGCCTGCAAGATGAATGCCTGCACATGGAGCAGGTAAAGGGTTACCA contains:
- a CDS encoding isoprenylcysteine carboxylmethyltransferase family protein, with the translated sequence MILQWVKHILILPGTVLLYIPGAILWLVAETPGAIAPAGPGQVRFWIGIALATTGLALSTWCARLFVTAGRGTPAPWAPPARLVVQGPYRHVRNPMITSVLFLLGAESLLLGSRHLAGWMGVFFLLKTLYFLRFEEPGLERRFGASYRRYKANVPRWIPRLRPWDPGG
- a CDS encoding DUF6364 family protein, yielding MKRQLTISVDAELLQITRHYARSRGVSLSSLVEKALRQVAGDQAPSFGTRWRGRFRVPGHDDPRYDVLAKKYLQ
- the rimI gene encoding ribosomal protein S18-alanine N-acetyltransferase, whose protein sequence is MKVEIRRMVEADVAQVVAMENCWDYLSKWGREGYLQVLRKPFIFCPLVAEVESSERMSPGEAGTLAGAAVLALMVDHGELCNLMVSPRYLGKRVGRQLLAQCLEVGRQRQLTRIFLEVRHSNHRAIRFYRRNGFEIVSRRRNYYRDPPEDAWVMEREAPKDPLPKGGSRVLKGMDVLPR